A window of Candidatus Neomarinimicrobiota bacterium genomic DNA:
GCAACTCTTGATGAAACCCTCATGTCGGCAGAGTACCTCATGTCTCACGGCACGCACGCCGTGGTCATCTGTGAGCGGGGGGTGCGAACCTTCGCCAGCCATGCCCGCAGCACACTGGATGTGAGCGTGATCCCGGCACTGAAGAGATTAAGCCATCTGCCCATCATTGTGGATCCCAGCCATGCCAGCGGTAACCGGACCAGCGTTATTCCCCTGGCCATGGCAGGGGTAGGCGCCGGCGCCGACGGCTTGATGGTGGACGTACATGACGACCCCGAGCACGCGCTGGTGGATGGCCCGCAGGCCCTGTTGCCGGAAGATTTCCGTGAGCTGATGGCCCTGCTGGGTAAGGTGGTCCCAGCCCTGGGGAGAACGTTCCTGGTAGCCCGGGCGAAGAAGCAGGAGGCTCATTAGCCCATGCGCCTGCCGGGTGACAAGTCCATCTCCCACCGGGCCCTGATGCTGGCCGCCCTGGCCAACGGCCCGTCACGGCTGACCAAGCTCGCCTCCGGGTCTGATGTGCAGGCCACGCGACGCTGTCTTCAGCAGTGCGGCATTATGATCACCACCGGCGGTGAGGTTACCGTGGTGGAAGGGCGGGGCGGGGCCTTCGATGCGCCTCAGGCTGACCTGGATTGCGGCAACTCCGGCACGACGGCGCGGCTGTTGGCGGGCCTGCTGGCGGGGCGCGGGATAGCTGCTCGCATCACCGGGGATGCCTCCCTGTCGCGGCGCCCGATGGAACGCATTACGGTGCCGCTCAGACAGCTGGGCGCCAACATCGCACCAGCGGCCGGCGGGACCCTCCCGCTGGACATACGGCCCGTGGTGCTTGGCTCGCTGGACTACACCTTGCCGGTGCCGAGCGCGCAGGTCAAATCGGCCCTGCTGCTGGCGGGGCTGGCGAGCGAGGGCATCGTTACCGTGCGGGAGCCGGTGCCCACGCGCGATCACACGGAGATCATGCTGCGCGCCCTGGGCATCGATACCGGGGGACCGGATGACGGAGTGACCGTAAGTTCCGGGCGTGCCGCACTACCCGCTTTCGACCTGCAGGTGCCCGGCGATGCCTCCTCGGCAGCTTTCCTGGTGGCGCTGGCCGTGCTGGTGCCCGGAGCGGTGGTCAGCTTCGAGCACCTGTTGCTGAACCCCACCCGCCTGGGCTTCTATCGCACCCTTCAGCGCATGGGCGGCCATGTAACGTGGTCCGCGCAGGGCACCGAGCTGGGTGAATCGGTGGGCCAGCTCAGCGCGCAAAGTTCGGGCCTGCGGGGCATCGCCCTCGCTGGGGATGACATCCCCGCCGTCATCGATGAGCTGCCGATTCTGGCGGTGCTGGCTACCCAGGCGGTGGGGGAAACCGTTGTACGTGACGCCGGTGAGCTGCGCTACAAGGAGAGCGACCGCCTAACGGCTATCTGCGAGAATATTGCTCGCCTGGGCGGCGAGGTGGAGCGGCGCCCCGACGGGTTCCGCATTCAGGGGCCGACACCCCTGACAGGCGCACCCATCGCCACCTATGGCGACCATCGCATTGCCATGGCCTTCGCGGTGGCGGGGCACATCGCTTCCGGAGACACTATCCTTGACGACCCCGACTGCGTGGAGGTCTCCCTACCCGGCTTTCATGAGTTGGCACGCGCCGTGACGATGGGGCGCGAGGCGGTGGAGTCGTGAAACACTTTGCGGTGATTGGGCACCCCATCGGCCACAGCCTCAGCCCGGTGCTCCACAACGAGGTATTCAGACTGCTGGGACTGGCCGCCCGCTATGACACCCTGGACATGGGTCCGGCCGCCCTGCCTGAGGTAGCCCGGCAGCTGCGGGCAGGGGAACTGGCCGGTATCAATATCACGCTGCCACACAAGACAGGCTTCCTGCCATACCTTGACGAGGTTGCGCCCGAAGCCGCCGCCATCGGCGCGGTGAACTGCGTGGCGGTGGAGGAGGGCAGGCTCATGGGCAGCAACACCGACCTGACCGGCCTGGTGGACGCACTGCGGCGGAGTGGCTTTGAGGTCCGGGGGTGCCACGGACTCGTCCTGGGGGCCGGGGGGGCGGCGCGGACCGCGGTGCGGGCACTGCTGCTCCTGGGCGCCAGCCAAATCTGCGTGGCGGCCCGGCGGGAGGCACCCCGGTCGGAGCTCGTCCACGACTTCGAGCCGCGGGTGGGCGAGGCCATCCTTTCGGAGCAGCCACTGGGACCGCAACTTGACACGGCACCGTTCCAGCTGATCATCAACGCCACGCCGGTGGGTATGTGGCCGTCAGACCATGAGACCCCCCTAATGCCCCCACAGGTTAACAGCGGACAAGTCATCTTTGACCTGATCTACCGGCCGGAGAACACCCTGCTTCTGAACATGGCGCGGGAGCGGGGCTGTCAGACGATCACGGGTCTGGACATGTTTATTGCCCAGGCGCTGGGCTCGCTGGGAATCTGGTTCCCGCAGACCGTTTACGGCACCACCGGGCAACTGCACCCGGCCCTGGAGCTGGAGGTACTCAAATCGTTGTTGCGCTCAGCCGTGGAGGATCACGCGGTCAGTCTTGCTGCGGAAACAGTTGCGGGCGGTAGATCATGATGCGCAAACTGCGCTGGCTGACGGCCGGCGAATCTCACGGTAAGGGGCTGGTGGGAATCATCGAGGGGCTGCCGGCCGAGCTGGAGATCGACGAGGCGTATATCGCCTTCCACCTGGCCCGGCGTCAGCGCGGTCACGGCCGGGGAAAGCGCATGGCCATCGAGCGCGACCGGGCGGAAATTTTCACCGGCGTAAGGCATGGCAAGACCCTGGGCTCCCCTGTTGCCCTGATCCTGCCCAATAAAGACTGGCCGAACTGGCAGCACATCATGTCGCTGGAACCCCCCCAACGCGAGGTAAAACCGGTGACCCTGCCCCGACCCGGTCACGGTGACCTGGCAGGGGTGAAAAAATATGGCTTTTCCGACATCCGCAACGTACTGGAACGGGCCAGCGCGCGGGAGACGGCTATGAGGGTTGCTTTGGGCAGTGTGGCCCGTAAATTCCTGAGTGAGTTGGAAATGGAGGTGGGCAGCCGCGTGGTATCCATTCACAATGTTTACGACAGAACGGAACCGGCAACTGATCTCACCCCGGAGCAGCTCAATGCCCGGGTGGATGACTCGCCCGTACGATGCCTTGACTCACAGGCTGAGAAGGCCATGATCGAGGTCATCGATGCCGCCAAAAGTGCCGGTGACAGCGTGGGCGGCACGTTCGAGGTGATCGCTACCGGCATCCCCTACGGGCTGGGCAGCCACGTGCAATGGGACCTGAAGTTAAAAGCCCGGTTGAGTGCTGCGCTTAGCTCCATTCAGGCCATTGAGGGGGTGGAGATCGGCCTCGGATTCGCCGGAACAGAGCGGCTGGGAAGCGCCTTTCAAGACGAGATTATCAAGGATGAGGCGAGCGGCCGGCTTACGCGCGCCAGCAATCACGCCGGCGGCATTGAGGCTGGGATGAGTAATGCCCAGCCTATCGTTGTGCGGGCGGCCATGAAACCGCTGCCCACCCTCATTAAGCCGTTGCGCTCGGTGGATATCGCCACCGATGAGCCGGGTCTGGCGCACAAGGAAAGGACCGATTCCTGCGCGGTCCCGGCGGCCTCAATTGTCGCCGAGAGTATGGTCTGTCTGGTCCTGGCAGATGCCGTTCTGGAAAAGTTTGGCGGCGACAGCATGACCCAGGTTAAGGCCCACATGAGCGCGACGGCTCAATATTAGGGCTGGAGGGAGTTTTGACATCTCATAACGCCAGGGGCGGCAGCAATATCTGCCTGATCGGCATGGCGGGTAGCGGTAAGTCTACCGTTGGGGCGCTTTTGGCCCGGCGCCTGGAGTACGCTTTTGTCGACCTGGATGAAGAAATTGCCAGCCAGTTGGGGCTCAGCATCGGGGAGATATTCGAGCGGTTGGGCGAAGACCGATTTCGACAGGAGGAGCAGCGCCTGCTGGCCCAGCGATGCGCAGGGGAGCGGCAGGTGATCGCCTGTGGGGGTGGGGTTGTGACGACGCCCGCCAACGGGAACCACCTGCGCCAGCAAACGACCATCTACTTACAGGCGACTCCTAAAACCCTGGCCCAGCGGGTGGGTGAGGGATCCGGTCGTCCGCTGCTGACAGGCATGGCGCCCATAAGGCGGCGGCTGGCGGACCTGCTGAAGGAGCGGGAGGCGCTCTATCGGGGTGCCAGCCAGATGGCCCTTGGCACTGACGGAAGGCAGCCGGCTGCGCTGGCGGATGAACTACTTCAGATGCTGACGCTGGAGCCCCAGGCATCGGCGCCGTGACCACTGTCACCGTCGACCTGGGGCCGAGGAGCTATGATGTTCAGATTGGCCGGGGGCTGCTAGCTTCGGCAGCGGGCATCCTGGCAAAGGTGTGCCCCGGTGAGCGCGTGGGGCTGATCAGCAACCCGACGGTTCACAAGTTGTACGGCCAGCCATTGGAAACGTCCCTGTCGGCGGCCGGCTACCAGGTGACAAGAGCGCTGGTCCCGGATGATGAGCAAGCCAAGGAGTTGGCGACGGTGTCCCGGCTTTACGATACCCTTATCAGAGCTGAGCTGGACCGCACCTCGATCATCGTGGCCCTCGGCGGCGGAGTGGTGGGCGACATCGCGGGCTTTGTAGCTGCCACGCTATTTCGGGGCCTTCCATACATCCAGATACCGACGACCCTGCTGGCAATGGTGGATGCCTCCATCGGGGGAAAAACGGGTGTCAACCACCCACAAGGCAAGAACCTTATTGGCGCCTTTCACCAACCCCGGGCCGTGATCATCGACCCAGAGCTGTTGCGGACGCTGCCCCGGCGGGAGATCACTTCCGCCTGCGCCGAGATTATCAAGGCTGCGGTGGTTACAGACGGAGATTTTTTCAAACAGTTGGCCCGGGGAATCCCAAAGCTGGTGGAGCTCACCGATCTTTCGTTTGTGGAGGATACTATTGTCCGGGCCTGTCGCATCAAGGCCGGCATCGTTGCAGAGGACGAGCAGGAGCGTGCGCTTCCGGGTGAGCTGGGCCGCAGGGTTCTGAACTTTGGCCACACCATCGGTCATGCCCTGGAGGTGACCATGGGTTATGGTGCACTCAGGCATGGAGAGGCTGTGGCAATGGGCATGGTGGCCGCAGGGCACATCAGCGTACAGGAGGCAGGCTTTTCTACAGATGACCTGGAGCGGCTCGCTGAACCACTGGGGCATCTGCAATTGCCGGCACTACCGGCCATTGATAAGTCTGAGGTTCGATCCATTTTGCGTCACGATAAGAAAGTCCACCATGGAGCGCTACATTTTATTCTGCTGGAGTCGTTGGGACGGCCCATAGCCAACAGCACGGTCACCGATGAACAAATCGATTCAGCACTGGATCATATTCAATGGAGGTTCAATTGAGACTTCTAGTCATTCATGGACCTAATCTCAACCTTCTGGGCCGACGGGAGACGGATATCTATGGCACGGAATCCCTGGAGGAGCTCAATGCCTGGCTCAGGGAGCAGCCTGAGCTGGACAATGATACCCTGACCTTTTATCAGAGCAATCACGAGGGGGGCCTCATAGATTGCCTGCACAACCACGTGGGCAAGGTGGGCGGTGCGGTTATCAATGCCGGCGCCCTGTCGCACTATAGCTACGCTCTACGCGACGCGATCGCCGCCGTGGATTACCCGGTGGTGGAAGTTCACTTGTCCAACATTGCCAAGCGGGAGGCCTTCAGGAAAAAGTCGGTGCTGGCGGATGTCTGCCTGAAGCAAATCATCGGGAAGGGCAAACTTGGCTACCTGCAGGGCTTAAAAGCGGCGAGGAAGGCCAAGTAGCCGCCGGCGGGTGGAATCAGTCCCCCAGTACCGCTCCTACAGTCTCAATAACCTCTTTCAGTTTGAAGGGCTTATTCAGAATGCCCTGCACGCCATAGCCCTTCAGATCCGCCTCGTCACCTGGGTCGAGGTAGCCCGAAGTAACGATAATCTTCACGCGGGGATCGGCGGAGTGAAGTTTTTGCGCCAATTCTCTACCGCCCATCTCCGGCATACCCAGGTCAGTGATGACGAGGTCGATCTCGCTGCCCTTGTCCTGGTAGATTTCCCAGGCGACCCTTCCATTCTCCGCTAGGCTGATCGCATAGTTTCTTTGTCCGAGTATCTCCTCTAGAAGTGACCGCAGGGCAGGTTCGTCCTCTACAACCAGGATTCGCTCCCCGTGCCCCTGGCCCGGCTTCTCATCCTTTTGGGCAGGACGGGCCGGGGGAGCATCCGTTGACAGGGGCAGGCTCAAGGTAAATGTGGTACCCTGACCCAGCGACGAATCCACATCAATCCATCCCTGGTAGTCATTGATAATCTTGTACACAATTGACAGTCCCAAGCCCGTCCCCTTGCCCGGATCCTTGGTGCTGAAAAAGGGGTCGAATATCCGTTCCATGGTCTCCCCGCTCATGCCAACACCGTCATCCTCAAAAACGACGCAGACGTAATTCTTGCCGGGATCGCGACCAAAGCGCGCCGGCTCGTCAGCCTGTGCCTTGCGCATGCTCAGAGTCAGCCGGCCGCCGTTTGGCATGGCGTCGGCAGCATTCATACAAACGTTCATGAACGCATGGTGTAGCTGGGCCTTGTCACCCACGGCCAAATCCTTTCCCTGGTATCTTTTCAGTCTGACTGCAATATTTTTCGGAAACATATGCTTGACCACCTGAATGACATCGCTCAGCTGCGCCATGATATAGAAGGTGTCACGGCTGGGCTCCTGCTGGCGGGAAAATCGCAGGATTCTATCCGTGACAGATTTTCCCCGTTCCACCGACCCCTGGACGATATCAACGTAGCGCTGAAGGTCCATATCATTGTTACCAGCGGCCAAGAGCTCCGACGCCGCTGATATCTGTGCCATCACATTGTTAAAGTCGTGGGCGATACC
This region includes:
- a CDS encoding shikimate kinase, translating into MTSHNARGGSNICLIGMAGSGKSTVGALLARRLEYAFVDLDEEIASQLGLSIGEIFERLGEDRFRQEEQRLLAQRCAGERQVIACGGGVVTTPANGNHLRQQTTIYLQATPKTLAQRVGEGSGRPLLTGMAPIRRRLADLLKEREALYRGASQMALGTDGRQPAALADELLQMLTLEPQASAP
- the aroE gene encoding shikimate dehydrogenase produces the protein MKHFAVIGHPIGHSLSPVLHNEVFRLLGLAARYDTLDMGPAALPEVARQLRAGELAGINITLPHKTGFLPYLDEVAPEAAAIGAVNCVAVEEGRLMGSNTDLTGLVDALRRSGFEVRGCHGLVLGAGGAARTAVRALLLLGASQICVAARREAPRSELVHDFEPRVGEAILSEQPLGPQLDTAPFQLIINATPVGMWPSDHETPLMPPQVNSGQVIFDLIYRPENTLLLNMARERGCQTITGLDMFIAQALGSLGIWFPQTVYGTTGQLHPALELEVLKSLLRSAVEDHAVSLAAETVAGGRS
- a CDS encoding 3-dehydroquinate dehydratase encodes the protein MEVQLRLLVIHGPNLNLLGRRETDIYGTESLEELNAWLREQPELDNDTLTFYQSNHEGGLIDCLHNHVGKVGGAVINAGALSHYSYALRDAIAAVDYPVVEVHLSNIAKREAFRKKSVLADVCLKQIIGKGKLGYLQGLKAARKAK
- the aroC gene encoding chorismate synthase encodes the protein MRWLTAGESHGKGLVGIIEGLPAELEIDEAYIAFHLARRQRGHGRGKRMAIERDRAEIFTGVRHGKTLGSPVALILPNKDWPNWQHIMSLEPPQREVKPVTLPRPGHGDLAGVKKYGFSDIRNVLERASARETAMRVALGSVARKFLSELEMEVGSRVVSIHNVYDRTEPATDLTPEQLNARVDDSPVRCLDSQAEKAMIEVIDAAKSAGDSVGGTFEVIATGIPYGLGSHVQWDLKLKARLSAALSSIQAIEGVEIGLGFAGTERLGSAFQDEIIKDEASGRLTRASNHAGGIEAGMSNAQPIVVRAAMKPLPTLIKPLRSVDIATDEPGLAHKERTDSCAVPAASIVAESMVCLVLADAVLEKFGGDSMTQVKAHMSATAQY
- the aroA gene encoding 3-phosphoshikimate 1-carboxyvinyltransferase is translated as MRLPGDKSISHRALMLAALANGPSRLTKLASGSDVQATRRCLQQCGIMITTGGEVTVVEGRGGAFDAPQADLDCGNSGTTARLLAGLLAGRGIAARITGDASLSRRPMERITVPLRQLGANIAPAAGGTLPLDIRPVVLGSLDYTLPVPSAQVKSALLLAGLASEGIVTVREPVPTRDHTEIMLRALGIDTGGPDDGVTVSSGRAALPAFDLQVPGDASSAAFLVALAVLVPGAVVSFEHLLLNPTRLGFYRTLQRMGGHVTWSAQGTELGESVGQLSAQSSGLRGIALAGDDIPAVIDELPILAVLATQAVGETVVRDAGELRYKESDRLTAICENIARLGGEVERRPDGFRIQGPTPLTGAPIATYGDHRIAMAFAVAGHIASGDTILDDPDCVEVSLPGFHELARAVTMGREAVES
- the aroB gene encoding 3-dehydroquinate synthase; this translates as MTTVTVDLGPRSYDVQIGRGLLASAAGILAKVCPGERVGLISNPTVHKLYGQPLETSLSAAGYQVTRALVPDDEQAKELATVSRLYDTLIRAELDRTSIIVALGGGVVGDIAGFVAATLFRGLPYIQIPTTLLAMVDASIGGKTGVNHPQGKNLIGAFHQPRAVIIDPELLRTLPRREITSACAEIIKAAVVTDGDFFKQLARGIPKLVELTDLSFVEDTIVRACRIKAGIVAEDEQERALPGELGRRVLNFGHTIGHALEVTMGYGALRHGEAVAMGMVAAGHISVQEAGFSTDDLERLAEPLGHLQLPALPAIDKSEVRSILRHDKKVHHGALHFILLESLGRPIANSTVTDEQIDSALDHIQWRFN